Proteins from a single region of Verrucomicrobiia bacterium:
- a CDS encoding outer membrane beta-barrel protein → MAAGAGLALSGTAAMGQSESFETRMAQLPEAPYTIRQGDFRLLISPSLGIDWNDNINTSRSDPRDDFILRPLLRLTASYPLTQKNLLRLNVGFGYDHYFEHSELSTWRLTSDSALSFDMMIKDVLINLHNRVSYSRDSAERGEVAGTAEQGTLNNTTGILAQWHLGDVTLSAGYDRQYAISIADPLNYQDRTTDIVSMRAGLQVHPQLQVGVESPLTFTSYDLPVLNDNVGYGGGIYADWRPGTVMSLQPRFGYSAYDFRQTSLFTVAQDVEAFYGSLAFAHQPREAIGYNLSVGHELRLGLQSDSVKATSARLTVNWAMVRRISVRPGFFYEHGKAAGRVRSGRAVAETYDWYGPELTVTGSLTEKLRLSLSYRLTFRDSSEPDRGYTQNRIGLLASYSFQ, encoded by the coding sequence ATGGCAGCGGGTGCAGGGCTGGCGCTGTCCGGGACTGCGGCCATGGGGCAGTCGGAGAGCTTCGAGACCCGGATGGCGCAATTGCCTGAAGCGCCGTACACGATCCGGCAGGGGGATTTCCGCCTGCTGATCTCGCCGTCGCTGGGAATCGACTGGAACGACAACATCAACACCTCCCGTTCGGATCCTAGGGACGATTTCATCCTGCGCCCGCTGCTGCGGCTGACCGCCAGTTACCCGCTCACCCAGAAGAACCTGCTCCGGCTCAACGTGGGTTTCGGCTACGACCACTATTTCGAGCATAGCGAACTGAGCACGTGGCGGCTGACCTCCGACTCGGCGCTGTCCTTCGACATGATGATCAAGGACGTCCTGATCAACCTGCACAACCGGGTCAGTTACTCCCGGGACTCGGCGGAACGGGGCGAGGTGGCGGGAACGGCGGAACAGGGGACGCTGAACAACACCACGGGGATCCTGGCCCAATGGCATCTGGGGGACGTGACCCTCTCCGCTGGCTACGACCGCCAGTACGCCATTTCCATCGCGGATCCCCTCAACTACCAGGACCGGACGACCGATATCGTGTCGATGCGGGCCGGCCTGCAAGTTCATCCGCAACTCCAGGTCGGGGTGGAGAGCCCCCTGACCTTCACGTCGTACGATCTGCCGGTCCTGAACGACAACGTGGGCTACGGCGGCGGGATCTACGCCGACTGGCGTCCGGGGACGGTCATGAGTCTGCAGCCGAGGTTTGGGTACAGCGCCTACGATTTCCGCCAGACCAGTCTGTTCACGGTGGCCCAGGACGTGGAGGCGTTTTACGGCAGCCTTGCGTTCGCCCACCAGCCGCGGGAGGCCATCGGCTACAACCTGAGTGTGGGGCACGAACTGCGGCTCGGTCTGCAATCGGATTCCGTCAAGGCGACCTCGGCCCGGCTGACGGTGAACTGGGCGATGGTGCGGCGTATCAGTGTGCGGCCGGGATTCTTCTATGAACACGGCAAGGCGGCAGGCAGGGTTCGATCCGGGCGCGCGGTCGCCGAGACCTATGACTGGTATGGCCCGGAATTGACGGTGACCGGGTCCCTGACCGAGAAGCTTCGGTTGAGTTTGAGTTACCGGCTGACATTTCGGGACTCCAGCGAACCCGATCGCGGCTACACCCAGAACCGGATCGGCCTGCTGGCCAGTTACTCCTTCCAGTGA
- a CDS encoding exosortase/archaeosortase family protein — MSSTTGIMAAADVRPDRVTLWVWVLAFGLLWLDLLRQLSFTWATSEQYEYGWFVPLLAAGLLLRNWGTRPDPVPGRDPWALKIGMGVLVLALLPIRIVAEVNRTWPLMNWLTAVLTVVLTLYAIHRVGGWAWVRHFAFPIAFILTAVRWPFRIEHGLTQGLMHIVAAISVEILGLFNIPALQRGNLIEIGSGVVGVDEACSGIRSFQTTLMIGLFLGEHFRLLWSRRILLVLGGLLFAFALNVGRALFLTWQASAQGVEAIDKYHDGAGWSIVIGCFIGLWLMAGRLAKAPPIEPKASCPPVGGLRRAPAIGFAIWMVLIFLGNEVWYRSRDTSWKESTRWAFQAPQDAPGYGPVEVGDSILRQLKYDHGTAGAWRTLDGRAWTAFFFRWDPRTAGHSSLGRVHRPDRCLPGSGFRIVEDAGVEGFEADGVTIPFRRYTFGRDEAVLHVFFCLWEDGMDRQGGLGSKYGERFRLAIQGRRLIGQQTFQLILAGYPSLAEATESVRRELPGLVEVQRPDVVP; from the coding sequence GTGAGTTCCACAACGGGTATCATGGCGGCGGCTGACGTGAGGCCGGATCGGGTGACCCTCTGGGTCTGGGTGCTGGCCTTTGGGTTGCTGTGGCTGGATTTGCTGCGGCAACTCAGTTTCACCTGGGCGACCAGTGAGCAGTACGAGTATGGCTGGTTCGTGCCCCTGCTGGCGGCCGGCCTGCTGCTGCGCAACTGGGGGACCCGGCCCGATCCTGTGCCAGGTCGCGACCCGTGGGCCCTGAAGATCGGCATGGGCGTGCTCGTGCTGGCCCTGCTGCCGATTCGCATCGTGGCCGAGGTCAACCGCACCTGGCCGCTGATGAACTGGCTCACAGCCGTGCTGACGGTGGTGCTGACCCTGTACGCGATCCATCGCGTGGGTGGATGGGCGTGGGTGCGTCATTTCGCCTTTCCGATCGCCTTCATCCTCACCGCGGTCCGCTGGCCGTTCCGGATCGAACACGGGCTCACCCAGGGACTCATGCACATTGTGGCGGCGATCTCGGTCGAGATTCTGGGATTGTTCAACATCCCCGCCCTGCAACGTGGCAATCTGATTGAAATCGGGTCGGGGGTGGTTGGGGTGGACGAGGCGTGCAGTGGGATCCGGTCGTTCCAGACGACCTTGATGATCGGGCTGTTCCTGGGGGAGCATTTCCGCCTGCTCTGGTCCCGGCGGATCCTGTTGGTACTGGGCGGACTCCTCTTCGCCTTTGCTCTCAATGTGGGGAGGGCGCTGTTTCTTACCTGGCAGGCTTCGGCTCAGGGGGTTGAGGCCATCGACAAGTATCATGATGGCGCCGGGTGGAGCATCGTGATCGGGTGTTTCATCGGTCTGTGGCTGATGGCCGGGCGTCTGGCCAAGGCGCCGCCGATCGAGCCCAAGGCGTCGTGTCCGCCTGTCGGAGGCTTGCGTCGCGCCCCGGCCATCGGATTCGCCATCTGGATGGTCCTGATTTTCCTGGGCAACGAGGTCTGGTACCGATCCAGGGATACGAGTTGGAAGGAGTCCACACGCTGGGCCTTTCAGGCACCACAAGACGCGCCGGGCTATGGTCCCGTCGAGGTCGGCGACAGCATCCTCCGCCAACTCAAGTACGATCACGGCACGGCGGGGGCGTGGCGGACTTTGGACGGCCGGGCATGGACCGCGTTCTTCTTTCGCTGGGATCCGCGCACGGCGGGCCATTCGTCCCTGGGCCGCGTGCATCGGCCGGACCGATGCCTGCCCGGGTCGGGGTTTCGCATTGTGGAGGATGCCGGAGTGGAGGGGTTCGAGGCGGATGGGGTCACCATTCCGTTCCGCAGATACACATTCGGGCGGGACGAAGCCGTTCTGCATGTCTTCTTTTGTCTCTGGGAGGATGGCATGGACCGGCAGGGTGGGCTGGGGAGCAAGTACGGGGAACGGTTTCGTCTGGCCATCCAGGGCAGGCGCCTGATCGGCCAGCAGACCTTTCAGCTCATTCTGGCGGGATACCCCAGTCTGGCCGAGGCGACGGAGTCGGTCCGGCGCGAATTGCCGGGACTGGTCGAGGTGCAACGGCCCGACGTTGTTCCATGA
- a CDS encoding glycosyltransferase family 4 protein produces MRLVLVVPAFPRLSESFIVSKFLGLLDRGWDVHVVCHQSEAREWGRFPALQGHDEARRRVHRVWRTDPRWLMPLRWPMALLGAARHPMRLSRYVRRGRGADALSRLRNAYLDSTLIGLGPDSVHFEFGALAVGRTHLRRQLGVRLTCSFRGYDLNFSGLEVPGYYDAVWREVDAIHCLGQDLWHRALHRGCPPAKPHVLIPPALDPGIWTPPDDRGGERLGTRERPIRLLSVGRLEWKKGYEFNLEVVHRLVRAGLACEYRIVGGGSHLEAVAFERKQMNLDSEVTLLGPQPAERVRRELVWADVFLHGAVSEGFCNGAIEAQAMRLPVVCSDADGLGENVADGETGFVLPRRDPGAMAEAVRRLAEDPDLRLRMGRAGRTRVEQRFRIEDQLEAFDRFHRGPAGEEGLRARVDDYGGSVHPS; encoded by the coding sequence ATGCGATTGGTGCTTGTCGTCCCGGCGTTTCCGAGGCTGTCGGAGAGCTTCATTGTCTCGAAGTTTCTCGGACTGCTGGACAGGGGCTGGGATGTCCATGTGGTGTGCCATCAGTCGGAGGCGCGGGAGTGGGGTCGGTTTCCGGCATTGCAGGGCCACGACGAGGCGAGGCGCCGGGTGCACCGGGTGTGGCGGACCGATCCCAGGTGGCTGATGCCGCTGCGCTGGCCGATGGCGCTGCTGGGTGCGGCGAGGCATCCCATGCGGTTGTCGCGGTATGTCCGGCGTGGCCGCGGGGCGGATGCGTTGAGTCGGCTGCGAAACGCCTACCTGGATTCCACGCTCATCGGGCTCGGTCCTGACTCGGTCCATTTCGAGTTCGGCGCACTCGCGGTGGGCCGCACGCACCTTCGGCGTCAGCTCGGGGTGCGGTTGACGTGCAGTTTTCGAGGGTACGATCTCAATTTCTCCGGGTTGGAGGTGCCCGGGTACTACGATGCGGTGTGGCGGGAGGTGGATGCCATTCATTGCCTGGGGCAGGACCTGTGGCACCGGGCCCTGCACCGGGGTTGCCCGCCGGCGAAACCGCACGTTCTCATCCCCCCGGCACTCGACCCGGGCATCTGGACCCCGCCGGACGACCGGGGCGGGGAACGACTTGGAACCCGGGAACGTCCGATACGCCTGCTGAGTGTCGGACGGCTTGAGTGGAAGAAGGGCTATGAGTTCAATCTCGAGGTGGTGCATCGACTGGTGCGAGCCGGGCTGGCCTGCGAGTACCGGATCGTGGGCGGGGGCAGTCACCTCGAGGCTGTGGCTTTCGAGCGAAAGCAGATGAATCTGGATTCGGAGGTGACCCTGCTTGGTCCCCAGCCGGCAGAACGCGTGCGGCGGGAACTGGTCTGGGCCGATGTCTTCCTGCACGGGGCGGTGTCCGAGGGCTTCTGCAACGGAGCGATCGAGGCGCAGGCGATGCGGTTGCCCGTCGTGTGCAGCGATGCGGATGGGCTGGGTGAAAACGTGGCCGACGGAGAGACGGGGTTCGTCCTTCCGCGTCGGGATCCGGGCGCCATGGCGGAGGCCGTCCGACGTCTGGCTGAGGATCCGGACTTGCGCTTGAGGATGGGGCGGGCCGGGCGGACACGGGTGGAGCAGCGCTTTCGCATCGAGGATCAATTGGAAGCCTTCGACCGGTTCCATCGGGGGCCCGCAGGAGAAGAGGGATTGCGTGCA
- a CDS encoding polysaccharide biosynthesis tyrosine autokinase, translating to MSLPAQRSPEPAYLDVEPIDESGSPAALRFLRKLLLALRRFWWLPVLTLLLGAGGGAYLYWTAEPTYVSNARMHEPIRVRLPEGGLFSEDLQNFLGTQSALLQAGPIRDLAMERLRAVGGVRIPTGPDGQPERVSVRMAPVPKSSVFVLQATGSDARYTQAYLNALMDAYLEFKRTMRKLASSETLTSITEQVQRAERDLTMAQDIFSTFQRSNNLAILQEEGTIAGGYLARLRTQLADLELEAQILRSGRRPTPVASALPGPLAQAGPAAATPDVPAGDWPQAEAAADGWPDPPLVSAPTPAPLAEAGGGEVAAPSGPDAELAYLATIPPEIQGVLRERAMLEAQRDRLSQYLRPKHPKMVRLSDDIARVDRMLEIYGTQEQRRIDAALAALGLKMASVRDSIREWESKVVEANTRISEAERLRVHVQRAQSVHDRLMLLVQNVGISRNIEQDTMAVLEPASVAERTRRKELAMFGASAVGGLCFGIGILALLAFRDDRFQTPAELVETLGGGVVGHVPDMPLGRSEKTLPLLALDDPRYMFAEAYRSLRSALLYLVRDDRAPRSLLVTSAIPGEGKSTVASNLARAIAFGGAKVVLIDADMRKGHLHELLGAAKEPGLTEALRNPDRLADFIQADLLPNLGFIARGKGAANPGDLLTGPKFERLLRLLREQYDYVLFDSSPIFAADDSATMAPRLDGALLVVRRGFSRAAQVTEAIEVLQQRQARILGMVFNRANASLRSYHYYKYADYYRGVPPVAA from the coding sequence ATGAGTCTTCCCGCCCAACGCAGCCCCGAGCCCGCCTATCTGGACGTCGAGCCGATCGACGAGTCCGGGTCGCCGGCTGCCCTTCGGTTTCTTCGGAAACTGCTGCTGGCGCTGCGGCGATTCTGGTGGCTGCCGGTGCTGACGTTGCTTCTCGGGGCAGGGGGGGGCGCCTACCTCTACTGGACTGCGGAGCCGACGTACGTCTCGAACGCCCGCATGCATGAACCGATCCGGGTGCGGCTGCCGGAGGGCGGACTGTTCTCGGAGGATCTTCAGAACTTTCTCGGGACCCAGTCCGCCCTCCTGCAGGCGGGTCCGATTCGGGACCTGGCCATGGAGCGTCTTCGGGCTGTCGGGGGCGTTCGGATTCCCACGGGGCCGGACGGACAGCCGGAACGGGTGAGTGTGCGGATGGCACCCGTCCCCAAGAGTTCGGTGTTTGTCCTTCAGGCCACGGGATCCGACGCCCGCTACACCCAGGCGTATCTCAATGCCCTGATGGACGCCTACCTCGAGTTCAAGCGAACCATGAGGAAACTGGCCAGCAGCGAGACCCTGACCTCAATCACCGAGCAGGTGCAGCGGGCGGAACGCGACCTGACGATGGCTCAGGACATCTTCTCCACCTTCCAGCGGAGCAACAACCTGGCGATTCTGCAGGAGGAGGGAACCATCGCCGGCGGCTATCTCGCCAGGCTGCGGACCCAACTGGCCGATCTCGAACTCGAAGCCCAGATCCTCCGCTCGGGACGCCGACCCACTCCCGTGGCTTCCGCACTCCCCGGGCCGCTGGCGCAGGCTGGCCCGGCCGCCGCCACCCCGGATGTCCCAGCGGGGGACTGGCCCCAGGCGGAAGCGGCTGCCGACGGCTGGCCGGACCCCCCGTTGGTATCTGCTCCGACGCCCGCGCCGCTCGCCGAAGCCGGCGGGGGCGAAGTGGCCGCTCCTTCGGGCCCGGATGCGGAGCTGGCCTACCTGGCGACGATTCCGCCCGAGATTCAGGGCGTGCTCCGCGAGCGCGCCATGTTGGAGGCGCAGCGCGACCGGTTGAGCCAGTATCTCCGCCCGAAACATCCCAAGATGGTGCGCCTGTCGGACGACATTGCCCGGGTGGATCGGATGCTTGAGATTTACGGCACTCAGGAACAGCGCCGGATCGACGCGGCCCTCGCTGCGTTGGGTCTCAAGATGGCCAGCGTGCGGGACTCCATCCGGGAATGGGAGTCGAAGGTCGTCGAGGCCAATACCCGGATTTCCGAGGCGGAACGGTTGCGCGTTCACGTGCAGCGTGCGCAGTCCGTTCATGACCGCCTGATGCTGTTGGTCCAGAACGTCGGCATCAGCCGCAACATCGAACAGGACACCATGGCGGTCCTCGAACCTGCTTCAGTGGCGGAGCGCACCCGACGGAAGGAACTGGCCATGTTCGGCGCCTCCGCGGTGGGCGGGTTATGCTTCGGGATTGGGATATTGGCCCTCCTCGCCTTCCGGGATGACCGTTTTCAGACCCCGGCCGAACTGGTCGAGACGTTGGGTGGCGGGGTGGTCGGACACGTTCCCGACATGCCGCTGGGGCGATCCGAGAAGACCCTCCCCCTCCTGGCCCTGGACGATCCGCGGTACATGTTCGCCGAGGCCTATCGCAGCCTGCGTTCCGCCCTGCTCTACCTGGTCCGGGACGACCGTGCGCCTCGCTCCCTGCTGGTGACCAGCGCCATCCCTGGGGAAGGCAAATCGACCGTGGCCTCCAACCTCGCGCGGGCCATTGCATTCGGGGGGGCCAAAGTGGTCCTCATCGACGCGGACATGCGCAAGGGACACCTGCACGAGTTGCTGGGTGCTGCCAAGGAACCGGGGCTTACGGAGGCCCTGAGGAACCCGGATCGGCTCGCCGACTTCATCCAGGCCGACCTCCTTCCCAACCTGGGATTCATCGCGCGGGGAAAGGGGGCCGCAAACCCGGGGGATCTCCTGACGGGACCCAAGTTCGAGCGCCTGCTCCGCCTGCTGCGCGAGCAGTACGACTACGTCCTGTTCGACAGCAGTCCGATTTTCGCCGCGGACGATTCGGCGACCATGGCGCCGCGCCTGGACGGGGCTCTGCTGGTGGTGCGGCGGGGATTCTCGCGTGCGGCGCAGGTGACGGAAGCCATCGAAGTTCTCCAGCAGCGGCAGGCCCGCATTCTCGGCATGGTGTTCAACCGCGCCAACGCCTCGCTGCGCTCCTACCACTACTACAAGTACGCTGACTATTATCGCGGAGTTCCGCCTGTGGCGGCGTGA
- a CDS encoding helix-turn-helix transcriptional regulator has translation MNEILDNLVLHRLRLEAGEAWFYRRDALWIGWISSGEGRCQSGSEAERFQPGEVLVTHGGEGIRMWAGPGAALEMGWFTVQIEQLFPLFASAELALLQYVASGFDAPRRHGIGSHLGRVMESEVLGLPEAPNLEHRSRLLRVVAAMLTPEIESARASGMTRPDRAEVHFRKILAAISEEDLIHLPVEELAARFGCSRRHLNRLFHQYTGDSLAAMRMEMRLRKAESLLRDPRAKVIQVAGDCGFAHLSQFNSCFKRRFGDSPGRWRKRSESEPLAPAKSKTGTPFPGHGSNGSGGATPWNAGVGAGTSGLADSEAPRQAAA, from the coding sequence ATGAACGAGATCCTCGATAATCTGGTCCTGCACCGCCTTAGGCTGGAGGCAGGGGAGGCGTGGTTTTATCGCCGGGATGCCCTGTGGATCGGCTGGATTTCGAGCGGGGAGGGGCGTTGCCAGTCCGGGTCGGAGGCTGAGCGGTTTCAGCCGGGTGAAGTGCTGGTGACGCATGGGGGAGAGGGTATCCGGATGTGGGCCGGGCCCGGTGCGGCGCTGGAGATGGGGTGGTTCACGGTGCAGATCGAGCAGTTGTTTCCCTTGTTCGCGAGTGCGGAGCTGGCGCTGTTGCAGTACGTGGCCAGCGGCTTCGATGCGCCGCGCCGGCACGGGATTGGGTCGCACCTTGGGAGGGTCATGGAGTCCGAGGTGCTGGGGCTTCCCGAGGCGCCCAACCTGGAGCATCGGTCCCGGCTGTTGCGGGTGGTGGCGGCGATGCTCACACCGGAGATCGAGAGCGCGCGGGCGTCGGGCATGACCCGGCCGGACCGGGCGGAGGTCCATTTCAGGAAGATCCTGGCGGCCATTTCGGAGGAGGACTTGATTCACCTGCCCGTCGAGGAACTCGCCGCGCGGTTCGGTTGCAGCCGGCGCCACTTGAACCGGCTGTTCCACCAGTACACGGGCGATTCGCTGGCGGCGATGCGCATGGAGATGCGGTTGCGCAAGGCGGAGTCTCTCCTGCGGGATCCGCGGGCCAAGGTCATCCAGGTGGCCGGGGATTGCGGGTTCGCGCACCTGAGCCAGTTCAATTCCTGCTTCAAGCGGCGGTTCGGCGACAGTCCGGGCCGTTGGCGGAAGCGGTCCGAATCGGAACCGCTGGCCCCGGCCAAGTCGAAGACAGGCACGCCGTTTCCAGGCCACGGTTCCAATGGATCCGGTGGCGCGACGCCTTGGAATGCGGGGGTTGGAGCAGGCACTTCCGGGCTGGCGGATTCCGAGGCACCCAGGCAGGCTGCCGCCTGA
- a CDS encoding glycosyltransferase family 4 protein, with the protein MTAAWSEFGVGMTTTTCLLGRATERGAGRSEPGSGRILACPASGGSAAVRVLVAGISWPPETFLQRLVVGLDQAGCEVTLGLPTADAIRGARRQGLSAVRMPGWSSGHPMRWLEGAGWLAMAFLRSRRELGKLVRTSWQARGFTRRMSMLHRGLPFCLGRWDVIYFPWNSAAVAHLPVFELGTPVVVSCRGSQVNVAPSNPARRDLVAGLKETFRRAAAVHCVSDDILQEASRLGLDAAKARVIRPAVDPVRFVPAATRPPSAAGVQLVTTGALIWRKGYEYLLLALRRLADRGLPVRLAIIGEGPERERLVYTVQDLGLGDRVEILGRRSPREVRERLQGADCFVFSSLSEGLPNAVLEAMACGLPVVTTDCGGVREAVTDGVEGRVVPARDPLAMAEAIEELIQSPEAARRMGAAGRARVERDFRLEDQVQRFAALFREVAGRRE; encoded by the coding sequence ATGACGGCCGCGTGGAGTGAGTTCGGGGTGGGCATGACGACGACAACCTGTCTGTTGGGTCGAGCCACGGAGCGCGGTGCCGGTCGGTCCGAACCGGGGAGCGGCAGGATTTTGGCGTGCCCGGCTTCGGGAGGATCGGCAGCGGTCCGCGTTCTGGTGGCGGGCATTTCATGGCCGCCCGAGACGTTTCTGCAAAGGCTGGTGGTCGGGTTGGACCAGGCCGGTTGCGAGGTGACGTTGGGGTTGCCGACGGCGGACGCCATCCGGGGTGCGCGTCGCCAGGGGTTGAGCGCCGTCCGGATGCCGGGTTGGAGTTCGGGTCACCCCATGCGCTGGTTGGAAGGGGCCGGATGGCTGGCCATGGCGTTCCTGAGGTCCCGACGCGAGCTTGGCAAGCTGGTTCGGACGAGCTGGCAGGCGCGAGGGTTTACGCGGCGAATGTCCATGCTTCACCGCGGATTGCCGTTCTGCCTGGGCCGTTGGGATGTGATCTATTTTCCGTGGAACTCGGCGGCGGTGGCGCACCTGCCGGTCTTCGAGTTGGGGACGCCGGTGGTGGTGAGCTGCCGGGGGAGTCAGGTGAATGTCGCCCCGAGCAATCCAGCCCGACGCGACCTGGTGGCCGGGTTGAAGGAGACGTTTCGAAGGGCGGCCGCCGTGCATTGTGTGAGTGATGACATTCTACAGGAGGCCAGCCGGTTGGGACTGGATGCAGCCAAGGCACGGGTGATCCGGCCTGCGGTGGATCCGGTTCGATTTGTGCCGGCTGCCACCCGTCCCCCGTCCGCTGCCGGTGTTCAGTTGGTCACCACGGGCGCGCTGATCTGGCGCAAGGGATATGAGTACCTGCTGCTCGCGCTGCGCCGGTTGGCGGATCGGGGTCTGCCGGTCCGGCTTGCGATCATCGGGGAGGGTCCGGAGCGGGAGAGGCTGGTCTATACGGTGCAGGATCTCGGTCTCGGTGACCGCGTGGAGATTCTGGGGCGCCGTTCCCCGCGGGAGGTGAGGGAGCGGTTGCAGGGAGCGGATTGTTTCGTGTTTTCGAGCCTGAGCGAAGGGTTGCCGAATGCCGTGCTCGAAGCGATGGCCTGCGGACTGCCGGTGGTCACCACCGACTGCGGAGGGGTGCGCGAGGCGGTGACCGATGGGGTCGAGGGGCGCGTGGTTCCGGCGCGGGATCCGCTGGCCATGGCGGAGGCCATCGAAGAGCTGATTCAGAGCCCCGAGGCGGCGCGCCGGATGGGAGCGGCCGGCCGGGCCCGGGTGGAGCGCGATTTCCGGCTGGAGGACCAGGTTCAAAGGTTCGCGGCGCTGTTCCGTGAGGTGGCGGGCAGGAGGGAATAG
- a CDS encoding polysaccharide biosynthesis/export family protein: MPTVPLPASMDALDDKHRLVVGDRLSFRIIEDEEVPRPLVVTDSGELDVPYIGRFAARGKTCRELAVELKQELEKEYYYQATVIVAVDLMARSRGRVWLVGPVRLPGPQEIPSDEVYTVSKAILRAGGFTDAADKRNVRITRRATDGGPDTTFTVNVGEIIERGRTQNDMVLEPGDMIYVPDRLIRF, from the coding sequence GTGCCCACCGTTCCGTTGCCGGCCAGCATGGATGCCCTGGACGACAAGCATCGACTGGTCGTGGGGGATCGACTGAGCTTCCGCATCATCGAGGACGAAGAGGTGCCCCGCCCCCTGGTGGTCACCGATTCCGGGGAGCTGGATGTGCCCTACATCGGGCGGTTCGCCGCCCGCGGCAAGACATGTCGCGAACTCGCCGTCGAGCTGAAGCAGGAACTCGAGAAGGAGTACTATTACCAGGCCACCGTCATCGTCGCCGTCGATCTGATGGCCCGCAGCCGGGGCCGGGTCTGGCTGGTCGGCCCGGTGCGGCTGCCCGGCCCCCAGGAAATCCCCAGCGACGAGGTCTATACGGTCAGCAAGGCCATCCTTCGCGCCGGCGGCTTCACCGACGCCGCCGACAAACGCAACGTTCGCATCACCCGGCGGGCCACCGACGGCGGCCCCGACACCACGTTCACCGTGAATGTCGGCGAAATCATCGAGCGGGGCCGCACCCAGAACGACATGGTCCTCGAGCCGGGCGACATGATCTACGTCCCGGACCGGTTGATTCGCTTTTAG